In a genomic window of Aeromicrobium panaciterrae:
- the purT gene encoding formate-dependent phosphoribosylglycinamide formyltransferase — translation MTIIGTPLSANATRVLLLGAGELGKEVVIELQRLGIETIAVDRYANAPAMQVAHRSHVIDMLDPVAIRAVVEQEQPHWVIPEIEAIHTPTLLELEAEGVTVVPTARATRLTMDREGIRRLGAEELGLPTSPYRFADSLEEFEAAVAEIGTPCVVKPVMSSSGKGQSVVREPADAATAWDYAQDGGRAGAGRVIIEGFVDFDEEITLLTVKHAATDGGPDEISFCSPIGHIQIDGDYRESWQPQALDPAVLDRAEQVSAAVVANLCGETGRGLFGVELFIRGNEVIFSELSPRPHDTGLVTLVSQDLSEFALHARAVLGLPIPNIRTRGPAASCAVLFEGELEAPQIAGVEAALAEPDTTLRLFGKPAVSGRRRMAVTLALGEDVDAARARARRAAAHLRVAD, via the coding sequence GTGACGATCATCGGGACGCCTCTGTCGGCCAACGCGACGCGTGTACTCCTCCTCGGCGCGGGTGAGCTCGGCAAGGAAGTCGTGATCGAGCTGCAGCGCCTCGGTATCGAGACCATCGCGGTAGACAGGTACGCCAACGCCCCGGCGATGCAGGTTGCACACCGCAGCCATGTCATCGACATGCTCGACCCCGTCGCGATCAGGGCCGTCGTCGAGCAGGAGCAGCCTCACTGGGTGATCCCGGAGATCGAGGCGATCCACACGCCGACCCTGCTGGAGCTTGAGGCAGAGGGCGTGACCGTGGTGCCGACGGCCCGCGCGACCCGACTCACCATGGATCGCGAAGGCATCCGACGACTCGGTGCCGAAGAACTCGGCCTACCGACCTCCCCTTACCGATTCGCTGACTCGCTCGAAGAGTTCGAGGCAGCAGTCGCTGAGATCGGCACCCCCTGCGTGGTCAAACCCGTGATGTCGTCGTCGGGCAAGGGGCAGTCAGTGGTCCGCGAGCCCGCCGACGCCGCCACGGCCTGGGACTACGCGCAGGACGGTGGCCGCGCCGGCGCAGGTCGCGTGATCATCGAGGGCTTCGTCGACTTCGACGAGGAGATCACGCTCCTGACGGTCAAGCACGCGGCGACCGACGGCGGGCCCGACGAAATCTCGTTCTGCTCACCCATCGGGCACATCCAGATCGACGGCGATTACCGGGAGTCCTGGCAGCCACAGGCGCTTGATCCCGCAGTACTGGACCGCGCGGAGCAGGTGTCGGCTGCCGTCGTCGCGAACCTCTGTGGAGAGACTGGCCGCGGGCTCTTCGGCGTCGAGCTCTTCATTCGAGGCAACGAGGTCATCTTCTCTGAGCTCTCCCCACGGCCCCACGACACCGGGCTCGTCACCCTGGTGTCACAGGACCTCTCCGAGTTCGCTCTTCACGCCCGCGCCGTCCTGGGTCTGCCGATCCCCAACATCCGGACCCGCGGACCTGCAGCGTCGTGCGCAGTCCTTTTCGAGGGCGAGCTCGAGGCACCACAGATCGCCGGGGTCGAGGCCGCCTTGGCCGAACCCGACACGACCTTGAGGCTCTTCGGCAAACCCGCCGTGTCTGGGCGACGGCGCATGGCGGTCACGCTCGCTCTCGGCGAGGACGTGGACGCGGC
- a CDS encoding thiamine pyrophosphate-dependent enzyme, protein MTDRAQGLDALCSASLIATYPSIGVDQTLRELAHESDCPPVVVASSERAAGFVAEGFAASSGQHAMVLVDRYWARSIEPLLIPGTKIGVASAQDGRLEIRDAVEAVSGPAMENEGDSAERAALFAAVLPGQFHQARGEAEKWVRESGVGAVTTSGFDSFPRSDPDVWLGRVGFMASSAPNVRWALLPGAELSQSVPGERTVIASFHELEGFKASANGANSRPVAPTVEEFASPLPRLLVELARRVPTSIAVADAGTSHRAVAVALANRGHECLMTDVLTPMGWSLPAALGASYAHPGRPLLVVLGDGSALGAVADLALLASHRVPAIVVIATNGTLGSRQGNVRSQDNVGLELPQVNWERLCAAFNIPVTPHGSTDRHLLDDVVAHLETGSGPQVLLVDCPVELPDELAGPTGIPLVDAHFQSSSAAVGGI, encoded by the coding sequence ATGACCGATCGAGCACAGGGCCTGGATGCCCTTTGTTCCGCGTCGTTGATCGCCACGTATCCCTCGATTGGCGTCGATCAGACACTCAGGGAACTGGCTCACGAATCTGATTGCCCACCTGTCGTGGTTGCCTCAAGCGAAAGAGCCGCTGGCTTCGTCGCGGAGGGGTTCGCAGCGAGTTCGGGCCAGCACGCGATGGTGCTGGTGGACCGCTACTGGGCGCGCAGCATCGAACCGCTGCTCATACCGGGCACCAAGATCGGTGTGGCGTCTGCCCAGGATGGCCGCCTTGAGATTCGCGATGCGGTCGAGGCAGTTTCCGGGCCCGCGATGGAGAACGAAGGCGACTCCGCAGAGCGCGCCGCCCTGTTCGCCGCTGTGCTGCCAGGGCAGTTCCACCAAGCACGTGGTGAAGCCGAGAAGTGGGTTCGAGAATCCGGAGTAGGTGCTGTCACGACATCGGGTTTCGACTCATTTCCGCGCTCAGACCCAGACGTTTGGCTGGGCAGGGTCGGGTTCATGGCGTCCTCGGCTCCGAATGTCAGGTGGGCCCTGCTTCCTGGGGCGGAACTCAGTCAGTCGGTTCCTGGTGAGCGCACAGTGATCGCATCGTTTCACGAGCTCGAAGGTTTCAAAGCCAGTGCCAACGGGGCCAACAGCCGACCAGTCGCGCCGACTGTCGAGGAGTTCGCCTCGCCGCTTCCCAGGCTCCTGGTTGAGCTTGCCCGGCGAGTCCCGACATCGATTGCGGTTGCTGATGCTGGGACCTCGCACCGTGCAGTGGCAGTTGCCCTGGCCAATCGGGGGCACGAATGTTTGATGACTGACGTGCTCACGCCGATGGGCTGGTCGCTTCCCGCGGCGCTCGGTGCCTCCTACGCCCATCCGGGCAGACCGCTCCTCGTCGTACTGGGTGACGGCTCCGCGCTAGGAGCGGTAGCGGACTTGGCACTGCTCGCGTCACACCGAGTCCCAGCGATCGTCGTGATCGCAACCAATGGCACTTTGGGGAGCCGACAGGGCAACGTACGCAGCCAGGACAACGTAGGTCTTGAGCTACCTCAGGTGAATTGGGAACGGCTCTGTGCCGCGTTCAACATTCCAGTCACTCCACATGGGTCAACCGACCGCCACTTGCTGGATGATGTCGTTGCGCATCTCGAAACGGGGAGCGGTCCGCAAGTTCTCCTGGTCGATTGTCCGGTTGAATTGCCTGATGAGTTGGCTGGCCCAACTGGCATTCCGTTGGTAGACGCCCACTTCCAATCTTCATCAGCCGCTGTCGGAGGAATCTGA
- a CDS encoding ATP-grasp domain-containing protein, giving the protein MKTILLTSAGSLVGRGVLDALSGRRENLRIVGGDADPSGPTVQECDEQFVLPQTESAEFLPAVESLAHRVGADLVIPCRDPDALFLAQANEDPESRIVVPGPSFELVRMTRDKWLTYLWCSDRGIPFAPTICTDVATSADVDEFVAKWGFPLIAKPRAGSASLGVRVVLDQAQLGRTLEQPGYIVQPFIDPPSTAALSLDLNDGLPLFWEIPVQATPAVTVVIGPNGTAMRPLCFTADQRLGRVEGVNRIADEAFQAFADTLSDQLASAGWLGPLSVPLRHDATGWHIIELNPRFSGGTSGRLHLGFDEVAWVLNAWLGENTVPAWTGTPTTRVDRILSDFPRMPSSP; this is encoded by the coding sequence TTGAAAACCATCCTGCTCACCAGCGCAGGCTCGTTGGTCGGGCGAGGTGTGTTGGATGCACTGTCGGGTCGCCGCGAAAACCTTCGGATTGTCGGAGGCGACGCAGATCCCAGTGGCCCGACAGTCCAGGAGTGCGATGAACAGTTCGTACTTCCGCAGACCGAGTCGGCTGAGTTCCTTCCAGCAGTCGAGTCGCTTGCACACCGAGTCGGAGCTGACCTGGTGATTCCCTGCCGGGATCCGGATGCCCTCTTCCTGGCGCAGGCCAACGAAGATCCCGAATCACGCATCGTTGTCCCAGGGCCGAGTTTTGAGCTGGTCCGAATGACTCGCGACAAGTGGCTGACCTACCTCTGGTGCTCCGACCGGGGCATCCCGTTCGCCCCAACCATCTGTACGGATGTCGCGACGTCCGCCGATGTAGACGAATTTGTGGCGAAATGGGGCTTCCCCTTGATTGCCAAACCTCGCGCCGGGAGCGCGTCGCTCGGGGTGAGGGTGGTCCTTGATCAGGCTCAACTCGGGCGCACGCTGGAACAGCCGGGCTACATCGTGCAGCCGTTCATCGACCCGCCGAGCACAGCGGCGCTCTCCCTCGACCTCAACGATGGCCTCCCGCTGTTCTGGGAGATCCCCGTCCAGGCGACGCCGGCAGTGACGGTTGTCATCGGTCCCAACGGCACAGCGATGAGGCCGCTCTGCTTCACCGCTGATCAACGGTTGGGTCGTGTCGAAGGCGTCAATCGAATCGCCGACGAGGCTTTCCAGGCGTTCGCGGACACTCTCAGTGATCAGCTTGCCAGCGCTGGTTGGTTGGGTCCCCTCAGCGTCCCGCTCCGACATGACGCGACGGGTTGGCACATCATCGAGCTCAATCCGAGGTTCTCCGGGGGTACGTCGGGGCGCCTCCACTTGGGCTTCGATGAAGTCGCATGGGTGCTGAACGCCTGGCTCGGCGAGAACACGGTTCCCGCGTGGACTGGGACGCCCACGACGAGGGTCGACAGAATTCTGAGTGACTTCCCCAGGATGCCGTCTAGCCCATGA
- a CDS encoding SDR family NAD(P)-dependent oxidoreductase, with protein MAIVTGSSDGIGFATAQRLLQSGATVVVNGRDLAKLDAACARLEEFTGEQSQVVGVVGDAADEQTLDQLIITAESLGGVHIAVANVGGGTVGVGVDDLTREALQKMWDFNVVSTALLIQRVAPVMRTQGYGRVVTVSSFAGRRYGRVSGPDYSAAKAAVSGLTRHAAAELAPFGVTVNCVAPGIIATSRALGMVAEKNSESTDSQTTPIGRMGTPDEVAAAIAFLASPDASFITGVTLDVSGGAFMG; from the coding sequence GTGGCGATTGTTACGGGGTCAAGCGACGGAATCGGATTCGCCACGGCCCAACGACTGCTGCAAAGCGGAGCCACAGTGGTGGTCAACGGGCGCGACCTGGCCAAGCTGGACGCTGCGTGCGCACGGCTCGAAGAGTTCACCGGAGAGCAGTCACAGGTCGTCGGCGTCGTTGGCGATGCCGCGGACGAACAGACCCTTGATCAGCTGATCATCACTGCTGAATCTCTAGGTGGCGTCCACATCGCTGTGGCCAATGTCGGCGGCGGCACGGTGGGTGTCGGCGTCGATGACCTCACCAGAGAAGCCCTGCAAAAGATGTGGGACTTCAACGTTGTTTCGACAGCCTTGCTCATCCAACGCGTCGCTCCGGTCATGCGGACTCAGGGCTACGGACGAGTTGTCACCGTTTCGAGCTTTGCCGGGCGCAGATACGGACGAGTCTCGGGCCCCGACTACTCGGCCGCGAAGGCCGCGGTCAGTGGCCTCACGCGCCACGCCGCAGCGGAACTAGCTCCGTTCGGAGTCACGGTGAACTGCGTCGCGCCAGGGATCATCGCGACCTCGAGAGCGCTGGGCATGGTCGCCGAGAAGAATTCTGAGTCAACCGACTCTCAGACGACTCCGATCGGACGCATGGGTACGCCTGACGAAGTAGCCGCGGCCATCGCATTTCTCGCGTCGCCCGACGCTTCCTTCATCACCGGCGTCACCTTGGACGTCAGTGGCGGAGCGTTCATGGGCTAG
- a CDS encoding response regulator, with amino-acid sequence MPRVLVVDDTASIRFLIRTNLELAGFDVDEAVDGVDCLEILSRTTEMPDAITVDVMMPRMDGVATVAAIRADPRHEGIAIIMVSTQGHPADIQRGMDAGVDAYITKPFDPDFMVDTVSEVIERLKHP; translated from the coding sequence GTGCCCAGAGTGCTCGTCGTCGACGACACCGCCTCGATTCGCTTCCTCATCCGGACCAATTTGGAGCTCGCCGGATTCGACGTCGACGAGGCGGTCGATGGCGTCGACTGCCTCGAGATTTTGAGCCGTACAACCGAGATGCCGGATGCCATCACGGTCGACGTGATGATGCCGCGCATGGATGGAGTTGCGACTGTCGCGGCAATCCGGGCCGATCCGCGCCATGAGGGGATCGCCATCATCATGGTGTCCACTCAAGGCCACCCCGCGGACATCCAGCGGGGCATGGACGCTGGCGTTGACGCGTACATCACGAAGCCTTTCGACCCCGACTTCATGGTCGACACGGTCAGCGAAGTCATTGAGCGACTCAAACATCCTTGA
- the argS gene encoding arginine--tRNA ligase, translating into MTPEQLSAVIVGALSSLSEAGTIVLPDGVPSEVLVERPKVREHGDYATNIALRLAKNAGMNPRDFAQLLADALTSADGIASAEIAGPGFLNIRVAAGAQGALAPQIVAAGEAYGTSDLYAGQRVNLEFVSANPTGPIHIGGVRWAAVGDSLGRILAAIGAEVTREYYFNDHGVQIDRFARSLLADARGEEAPEDGYGGQYISDIAATVIAKHPDAATLPDDEALETFRAEGVDLMFTEIKKSLHDFGVDFDVYFHENDLHESGAVDRAIKRLQELGMMYEQDNATWLRTSDFGDDKDRVVIKSDGQPAYISGDLAYYLDKRERGFDRCIIMLGADHHGYVSRMLAMCAAFGDTPKVNLELLIGQLVNLVRDGEPLRMSKRAGTVITMEDLVESIGVDAARYALARYSMDSSIDLDLDLWAKQDSDNPVYYVQYAHARLSSIIRNAVDLGVVLDESSFDPSLLAVEQEGALLRSLADYPKVVARAAELREPHRVARYLEDTAAAFHKFYDVAHVLPKGDEEPTDLHRARLMLVAATRQVIANGLGLLGVSAPERM; encoded by the coding sequence GTGACTCCCGAGCAGCTTTCTGCGGTAATCGTCGGTGCCCTTTCCTCGCTCAGCGAGGCGGGCACCATCGTGCTGCCCGATGGTGTCCCGAGCGAGGTGCTCGTCGAGCGTCCCAAGGTCCGCGAGCACGGCGACTACGCGACCAATATCGCGCTGCGACTGGCCAAGAACGCAGGTATGAATCCGCGTGACTTCGCCCAGCTGCTCGCTGACGCGCTGACCAGCGCCGACGGCATCGCCAGTGCAGAGATCGCCGGTCCCGGCTTCCTCAACATCCGGGTTGCTGCTGGCGCTCAAGGTGCTTTGGCGCCGCAGATCGTCGCGGCCGGCGAGGCATACGGCACGAGTGACCTTTATGCAGGTCAGCGGGTCAATCTGGAGTTCGTCAGCGCCAACCCCACGGGACCGATTCATATCGGCGGCGTACGTTGGGCGGCCGTCGGCGACTCGCTCGGCCGCATCCTCGCGGCGATCGGCGCAGAGGTGACGCGGGAGTACTACTTCAACGACCATGGCGTACAGATCGACCGGTTCGCCCGCTCGCTGCTCGCCGACGCACGCGGCGAAGAAGCGCCGGAGGACGGCTACGGCGGTCAGTACATCTCCGATATCGCCGCGACCGTGATCGCCAAGCACCCTGACGCGGCGACGCTGCCCGATGACGAGGCACTCGAGACGTTCCGTGCCGAGGGCGTCGACCTGATGTTCACGGAGATCAAGAAGAGCCTGCATGACTTCGGCGTCGACTTCGACGTCTATTTCCACGAGAACGACCTGCACGAGTCCGGCGCCGTGGATCGCGCCATCAAGCGGCTGCAGGAGCTCGGGATGATGTACGAGCAGGACAACGCGACCTGGTTGCGTACGTCTGACTTCGGCGATGACAAGGACCGTGTCGTCATCAAATCCGACGGTCAGCCCGCCTACATCTCCGGCGACCTCGCCTATTACCTCGACAAGCGCGAGCGCGGATTCGACCGCTGCATCATCATGCTTGGCGCCGACCACCACGGCTACGTGTCGCGGATGCTTGCGATGTGCGCTGCCTTCGGCGACACCCCGAAGGTCAACCTGGAGCTCCTGATCGGCCAGCTGGTCAATCTCGTACGCGACGGCGAGCCACTGCGGATGAGCAAGCGCGCCGGAACCGTCATCACGATGGAGGACCTCGTCGAGTCGATTGGCGTCGATGCAGCCCGCTACGCGCTGGCGCGCTATTCGATGGACTCCTCGATCGACCTCGACCTCGACCTGTGGGCCAAGCAGGACAGCGACAACCCGGTCTACTACGTCCAGTACGCGCACGCGCGGCTTTCGTCAATCATCCGCAATGCGGTCGACCTTGGCGTCGTGCTCGACGAGTCGAGCTTCGATCCGTCCCTGCTCGCGGTCGAGCAGGAGGGTGCACTCCTTCGCTCGCTCGCCGACTATCCGAAGGTGGTCGCGCGCGCTGCCGAGCTGCGCGAGCCGCACCGCGTGGCGCGCTACCTCGAGGACACCGCTGCGGCGTTCCACAAGTTCTACGACGTCGCCCACGTGTTGCCGAAGGGCGACGAGGAGCCGACCGATCTTCACCGCGCTCGCCTCATGCTGGTCGCTGCAACGCGACAGGTCATCGCCAACGGTCTTGGCCTGTTGGGTGTCTCGGCCCCGGAGAGGATGTAG
- the lysA gene encoding diaminopimelate decarboxylase has product MRSHEAGALHGQSGDRGPAWLRTPEDPNELVPHLWASNVSKVDGVLTVAGESATDLAAEFGTPTYVVDEDDFRRRARSFKEAFPDADVFYAGKAFLCVAAARWIAEEGLNLDVCTGGELAVAIKAEFPPERIGLHGNNKSVAELRRALEIGVGRIIIDSVEEIERLAALTTELGVTAPVMIRVTAGVEAHTHEYISTSHEDQKFGFSISGGDALDAVRRVLAAPGLKLLGLHSHIGSQIFVTDGFEVAARRVLRLHAQIQKELGVALPEFDLGGGFGIAYTTQDDPSTPEDLARGMLKIVDDECAAMGIEVPQLSIEPGRAIAGPSTFTLYEVGTTKTVALDGGASRRYVSVDGGMSDNIRPALYSADYSCTLASRSSDAAAILSRVVGKHCESGDIVVKDEFLPSDVRAGDLLAVPGTGAYCRSLASNYNHVPRAAVVAVRDGEARVIVRRETEDDLLALDLG; this is encoded by the coding sequence ATGCGGTCACACGAAGCGGGTGCTCTGCACGGTCAGTCCGGAGATCGCGGACCGGCCTGGCTCCGTACGCCCGAAGACCCCAACGAGCTCGTCCCGCACCTTTGGGCGTCCAACGTCTCCAAGGTTGATGGAGTCCTGACCGTCGCTGGCGAGTCGGCGACAGACCTCGCTGCGGAGTTCGGCACGCCGACCTACGTCGTTGACGAAGACGACTTCCGACGTCGCGCGCGCAGCTTCAAGGAAGCATTCCCCGACGCTGACGTGTTCTACGCCGGCAAGGCATTCCTCTGCGTCGCTGCTGCCCGGTGGATCGCCGAGGAGGGCCTCAACCTCGACGTGTGCACCGGTGGCGAGCTCGCGGTCGCGATCAAGGCCGAGTTCCCACCCGAGCGCATCGGCCTGCACGGCAACAACAAGTCAGTCGCTGAGCTCCGCCGTGCGCTTGAGATTGGCGTTGGCCGCATCATCATCGACTCGGTCGAGGAGATTGAGCGTCTTGCGGCTCTTACAACTGAGCTCGGAGTGACCGCTCCGGTCATGATCCGGGTGACCGCTGGCGTCGAGGCTCATACGCACGAATACATTTCGACCTCGCACGAGGACCAGAAGTTCGGCTTCTCCATTTCCGGTGGCGACGCACTCGACGCCGTACGCCGCGTGCTCGCCGCGCCGGGCCTCAAGCTGCTCGGACTGCACTCCCACATCGGCTCGCAGATCTTCGTCACAGATGGTTTCGAGGTCGCGGCCCGCCGCGTACTCCGCCTGCACGCGCAGATCCAGAAGGAGCTTGGCGTCGCGCTGCCCGAGTTCGATCTCGGCGGCGGCTTCGGCATCGCCTATACGACGCAGGATGATCCCTCGACCCCCGAAGACCTCGCCCGCGGCATGCTCAAGATCGTCGACGACGAATGCGCTGCCATGGGGATCGAGGTGCCGCAGCTCTCGATCGAGCCGGGTCGAGCCATCGCCGGACCGTCGACCTTCACGCTCTACGAAGTCGGCACGACGAAGACCGTTGCCCTCGATGGCGGAGCGTCGCGACGCTACGTGTCGGTCGACGGCGGCATGAGCGACAACATCCGTCCTGCGCTCTACAGCGCCGACTACTCCTGCACGCTCGCGTCACGCAGCTCGGACGCTGCAGCGATTCTGAGCCGTGTCGTCGGCAAGCACTGCGAGTCGGGCGACATCGTGGTCAAGGACGAGTTCCTGCCCAGCGACGTACGAGCCGGTGACCTGCTGGCCGTGCCTGGTACGGGTGCCTACTGCCGGTCGCTTGCCAGCAACTACAACCACGTTCCCCGAGCAGCAGTCGTCGCCGTACGCGATGGCGAAGCGCGCGTGATCGTGCGACGTGAGACTGAGGACGATCTGCTCGCCCTCGACTTGGGCTGA
- a CDS encoding phosphotransferase, with product MTGRAALGPVDVDDETLAEMLSADGIIESNVEDVDYGLTTLTTGERWWVSGTARQDGADVPFRLFVKVVQSALRSPALSGIPPQFHHAIADALPWHIEPNAYRSDLETRVPDGMRIPKAYRVAEIDADSCALWLEAVEHDDKPWVLERYRDAAAMLGRFAGSASVAAIDTELTHPAGPHQARLYFETRLNDQFVSAYEQGGVWDHPAVAAHFGGDLRARLMSLIAAAPALIDEIEALPLLNAHGDAAPQNLLVVPDGFCVIDWCFWFRTALGFDLSQLVYSEIDLDRSDASTFRDIQGASLVGYREGLADEGVEISEAELKRAHTIQLAIAHGISAVPLERLGDEPSAVEASVQARATVLRHVLDDLGL from the coding sequence ATGACCGGCAGAGCTGCGCTCGGGCCCGTCGACGTCGATGACGAGACGTTGGCCGAGATGTTGTCGGCCGACGGCATCATCGAGTCGAACGTCGAGGACGTCGACTACGGACTGACGACCTTGACGACCGGCGAACGGTGGTGGGTCAGCGGGACAGCCCGACAGGACGGCGCGGACGTGCCTTTCCGTCTGTTCGTGAAAGTGGTGCAATCCGCGCTGCGCTCACCCGCCCTCTCCGGCATACCTCCCCAGTTCCACCACGCCATCGCGGACGCACTCCCCTGGCACATCGAACCGAATGCGTACCGAAGCGATCTGGAGACGCGCGTGCCGGATGGAATGCGCATCCCCAAGGCCTATCGCGTGGCGGAGATTGACGCCGATTCTTGCGCGTTGTGGCTCGAGGCAGTCGAGCACGACGACAAACCCTGGGTCCTTGAGCGCTATCGAGACGCAGCCGCGATGCTGGGTCGATTTGCCGGATCAGCTTCAGTGGCTGCCATCGACACTGAGCTGACCCATCCCGCAGGTCCGCACCAAGCACGCCTCTACTTCGAGACTCGATTGAATGACCAGTTCGTCAGCGCGTACGAACAGGGCGGAGTCTGGGATCACCCCGCCGTCGCAGCCCACTTCGGTGGTGATCTCAGGGCGCGCCTCATGTCCTTGATCGCGGCTGCCCCGGCACTGATTGACGAAATCGAAGCACTCCCCCTGCTCAATGCTCACGGGGATGCGGCCCCTCAAAACCTTCTGGTCGTGCCCGACGGGTTCTGTGTCATCGATTGGTGCTTCTGGTTCCGCACCGCTCTCGGATTCGACCTGAGCCAGTTGGTCTACAGCGAGATCGACCTCGATCGGTCTGACGCGTCGACCTTCCGCGACATCCAAGGCGCCTCGCTCGTCGGCTATCGGGAAGGGCTCGCAGACGAAGGGGTCGAGATCAGCGAGGCCGAGCTCAAGCGCGCTCACACCATCCAGCTGGCCATCGCGCACGGGATCTCGGCCGTTCCGCTTGAGCGACTCGGCGATGAGCCATCGGCCGTCGAGGCGAGCGTACAAGCGCGCGCCACCGTCCTACGGCACGTGCTGGACGACCTCGGGTTGTAG
- the soxR gene encoding redox-sensitive transcriptional activator SoxR, with protein sequence MSNASLRHRELTPGETAERAGVAVSALHFYEREGLITSRRTAGNQRRYHRDVLRRIAFIRVSQSLGISLAQIEQALTSLPSGRTPTKADWARLSARWRPELDARIDQLERLRDTLDGCIGCGCLSLKSCALYNSDDGLGGNGSGAQRLVRRPVSA encoded by the coding sequence ATGAGCAATGCCTCCCTCCGCCATCGCGAGCTGACGCCCGGCGAAACAGCCGAACGAGCGGGAGTCGCCGTCTCGGCGCTCCACTTCTACGAGCGCGAAGGTCTGATCACGAGTCGACGTACGGCCGGCAACCAACGCCGCTATCACCGCGACGTGCTGCGACGTATCGCGTTCATTCGCGTGTCGCAGAGTCTCGGTATCTCGCTCGCCCAGATCGAGCAAGCCCTGACGTCGCTCCCCAGCGGTCGAACCCCCACCAAAGCCGACTGGGCTCGCCTATCGGCACGCTGGCGGCCTGAGCTCGATGCTCGGATCGATCAGCTCGAGCGCCTGAGGGACACACTGGACGGGTGCATCGGCTGCGGGTGCCTGTCGCTCAAGAGCTGCGCTCTCTACAACTCCGATGACGGGCTCGGAGGCAACGGTTCTGGTGCTCAGCGACTTGTACGCCGACCAGTCAGCGCCTGA
- a CDS encoding AzlD domain-containing protein yields the protein MTSTIWWTIAGATVVTALIKGFGPVVMGGRQLSPRINGVITLMAPALLAALVVTSILADGDRLHVGADFVGVVAGGALMIWTRAGVLTAVLVAAGVTAAIRFFG from the coding sequence ATGACGAGCACAATCTGGTGGACCATCGCGGGCGCGACGGTGGTCACGGCACTCATCAAGGGCTTCGGCCCCGTCGTGATGGGTGGCCGTCAGCTGTCGCCGCGCATCAACGGCGTCATCACGCTGATGGCGCCCGCGCTCCTCGCGGCACTCGTCGTCACCAGCATCCTCGCCGACGGCGATCGATTGCACGTGGGAGCCGATTTCGTGGGAGTTGTCGCAGGTGGGGCACTGATGATCTGGACGCGCGCCGGCGTACTCACCGCTGTTCTGGTTGCAGCGGGCGTGACCGCAGCGATTCGCTTCTTTGGCTAG
- a CDS encoding AzlC family ABC transporter permease, giving the protein MASTPPLLAEDPRASFVAGAKAGIPYAAVGLLLSASFGVIARDAGFSVAAAIIMSAIVFAGSAQFTAVAILVGGGTAGAAIAAAALMNSRFLPMGIALGPSLPGPPALRAAQGQTVVDASWAMANRGDGTFDRWFLFGSTAPQYVCWVAGTTLGAFGGDLLGDTSRFGLDAIYPMFFLALLISEIKNRRAAGIALAGSVVALSLVEVTPAGVPVLAASLVALWGLRQKKTA; this is encoded by the coding sequence ATGGCCAGCACTCCCCCGCTCCTAGCGGAGGATCCCCGCGCCTCGTTCGTCGCTGGAGCAAAAGCTGGCATTCCGTACGCCGCCGTTGGGCTTCTTCTCTCTGCGTCGTTCGGTGTCATTGCTCGGGATGCCGGATTCTCAGTCGCGGCGGCCATCATCATGTCGGCCATCGTTTTTGCCGGTTCCGCCCAGTTCACCGCGGTTGCGATTCTCGTCGGCGGCGGCACTGCCGGAGCAGCGATTGCCGCGGCCGCGCTGATGAACTCACGATTCCTGCCGATGGGTATCGCTCTCGGTCCATCGTTGCCCGGTCCGCCTGCGCTCCGTGCTGCCCAGGGGCAGACGGTCGTCGATGCCTCGTGGGCCATGGCCAATCGCGGCGACGGGACATTCGACCGGTGGTTCCTGTTCGGCTCAACGGCTCCGCAATACGTCTGCTGGGTCGCGGGAACCACACTCGGCGCGTTTGGCGGAGACCTCCTCGGCGACACCTCTCGGTTCGGCCTCGACGCGATCTACCCGATGTTCTTCCTGGCCCTACTGATCTCCGAGATCAAGAACCGTCGCGCTGCGGGCATCGCGCTCGCGGGATCCGTCGTTGCCCTCTCACTGGTCGAGGTCACTCCGGCGGGCGTACCGGTGCTGGCCGCAAGCCTCGTCGCACTGTGGGGTCTCCGCCAGAAGAAGACGGCATGA